One region of Exiguobacterium acetylicum genomic DNA includes:
- a CDS encoding GntR family transcriptional regulator: MSIKLDHRLLYLRVIEKIKSDIDDGVYKEGEKLPSEFELSKQLGVSRATLREALRILEDENIVIRKHGVGTFINARPPFTSGIEELYSVTEMIARAGMVPTSEVLSSEMVQPTERDRERFQLGPDELVYRIERIRLAGDVPVVYCIDKIPSHYIKNEEQFTSSTSLFDALEKELGRRVTHAVTHIEPRIDPKIAEQLHTDQPLLALRQTHYDELDRSVLFSANYFRADKFDFHVIRKRV; this comes from the coding sequence ATGTCGATTAAATTAGATCATCGTTTGCTTTATTTACGTGTGATTGAAAAGATCAAGTCTGACATCGATGACGGCGTTTACAAGGAAGGCGAGAAGCTCCCTTCAGAGTTTGAACTTTCAAAGCAACTTGGCGTCAGTCGAGCTACTCTTCGAGAGGCATTACGAATTCTTGAAGATGAGAACATCGTCATCCGTAAACACGGTGTCGGTACGTTTATCAATGCAAGACCACCGTTTACTTCTGGGATCGAAGAATTGTACAGCGTAACAGAAATGATTGCGCGCGCAGGTATGGTTCCGACATCAGAAGTGTTATCATCCGAGATGGTCCAACCGACTGAGCGCGACCGAGAGCGTTTTCAACTTGGTCCGGATGAATTGGTTTATCGAATCGAACGAATCCGACTCGCAGGAGATGTTCCTGTCGTCTATTGTATCGATAAGATTCCAAGCCATTATATTAAAAATGAAGAGCAGTTCACCTCTTCGACATCATTATTTGATGCTTTAGAAAAAGAACTTGGACGACGTGTCACGCATGCTGTGACGCATATCGAGCCACGTATTGATCCGAAAATCGCTGAACAATTACATACGGACCAACCTTTGCTCGCTTTGCGTCAAACGCATTATGATGAGCTCGACCGTTCCGTTCTTTTTTCAGCGAACTATTTCCGAGCAGATAAGTTTGATTTCCACGTCATCCGTAAACGTGTGTGA
- a CDS encoding BMP family lipoprotein has product MKKKQVIVSMMSVATVGLAACGGSGEKADQKDQFSVAMVADKGGIDDKSFNQSAWEGLQAYGKDNKLQKNEGFSYLQSKSQQDYQPNLSRLARGGEDLVFGIGNTFNEDIKTVADQFKDTQFAIIDNVVEGKNVTSITFKENEGAYLAGIVAAMETKKDHIGFVGGMKMDVIERFRAGFEAGAKSVNPKIKIDVQYAEDFAAPEKGQAIAAGMYGKGADIIFPAAGGTGNGVFTEAKNRKKNGENVSVIGVDRDQKEEGMPEDVTLTSVIKRVDRAVEDTANAAKDGKLEGGKTIRYGLKEDGVDIVPSEKISKKTLTALEKAKTDVVSGKIEVPEQ; this is encoded by the coding sequence ATGAAGAAGAAACAGGTAATCGTATCGATGATGTCAGTAGCGACAGTTGGTCTTGCTGCTTGTGGTGGTTCAGGTGAGAAAGCCGATCAAAAAGATCAATTCTCTGTTGCGATGGTAGCCGACAAGGGTGGGATCGATGATAAATCGTTCAACCAATCCGCTTGGGAAGGTCTGCAAGCGTACGGTAAAGACAATAAACTTCAAAAGAATGAAGGGTTCTCTTATCTACAATCTAAATCGCAACAAGATTATCAACCGAATCTATCGCGTCTTGCTCGTGGAGGAGAAGATTTAGTTTTCGGAATCGGGAACACGTTCAACGAAGATATCAAAACAGTTGCTGATCAATTCAAAGACACACAATTCGCAATCATTGATAACGTCGTTGAAGGAAAAAATGTCACGTCGATCACATTCAAGGAAAATGAAGGAGCATATCTTGCAGGGATCGTTGCTGCAATGGAGACGAAAAAAGATCACATCGGTTTCGTTGGTGGGATGAAGATGGACGTCATCGAGCGTTTCCGTGCCGGTTTCGAAGCAGGTGCTAAATCCGTCAATCCGAAGATTAAAATCGATGTCCAATATGCGGAGGACTTCGCAGCACCAGAAAAAGGTCAAGCGATCGCAGCTGGAATGTATGGTAAAGGCGCAGATATCATCTTCCCAGCAGCAGGTGGTACAGGAAACGGTGTCTTCACAGAAGCGAAGAACCGCAAGAAAAACGGTGAAAATGTCTCAGTCATCGGTGTCGACCGAGACCAAAAAGAAGAGGGTATGCCGGAAGATGTTACATTAACTTCTGTCATCAAACGTGTCGACCGTGCAGTCGAAGATACAGCAAACGCAGCGAAGGATGGTAAACTCGAGGGCGGCAAAACGATTCGTTATGGTCTGAAAGAAGATGGCGTTGATATCGTACCATCTGAAAAAATTTCGAAGAAGACGTTGACTGCGCTTGAGAAAGCAAAAACAGATGTCGTTTCTGGAAAAATCGAAGTACCTGAGCAATAA